The DNA region AGCCTACTCACCCAAGACCTTTGACCAAATCAAGACCTTAAAACCTACCTTGGTTGACGTCTATTCTTCCTGTCACGGTCTCGACTCTTGCTCCTGCTGCGCCTTCTTCTTTCTCTACTACGACTCCGACTCCTGCTGCGCCTCTCTCTGCTTCGACTTCTTCTCCTTCGCTCTGTACCTAAACAACAGAACCCCCAAAATCCATTTAGATAAGACCTGTTGAGTTGATCCAGTAACAAGTGTCTCTGCTTTCCACACACTTTGAACCTCGTACTAATTTGGAATTTCTGCACCGTTTCTGGATTTCCCATTTGTTTCTGGATTTCTATGTCGTTTTTACTGGGTCACttacagccctgatacttcagcTTCTACGGGGCAACCgggcaaggcagttttgccttgactttttgttaaaatttaggacagcaaggcaattttcaaaaatttcacagggcatcaaggcaatccTCAAAAGTTGCGAAAGGCACGCctgcaatttgaaaaaaaattgagatgCCAGTGAAAAacagttcttccaatttttccactTCAATCGATTGCCTCATATACCCAAGGATATGCACTAACAACTAACCCAcagaaaaagaaagcattcatctaactaaacaaaacaaacaaactaaagaaCAAatcttacaatacacaataaaataatatttttattcattcggctactattggtcatgcacgttgtgtagtttttcgtagagacgctaaaattcccacgtgactgctccattttgacacgatgttgacagaatgaatacatgtacatatccatgcggtgcgcgacgactatgctgtGCATGATGTATGTTacatgtaagcttgggcgatatcacgatattatcgaatatcgcgatattaatttggaaacgatttcgatatcggatgaatttcgttttaatcgaaatatcgataaatcgcgatatcgattaaatatcgcgatgtatttgctagctgagacatctcgcaccccataggtttggagtaaaaccagaagaatttgtcattagaacacctctcttttgctatgactgtctcttctacaactttcacttggagtttgaagactgatgatgtcaaatttaattaatcgcgattatatcgaatatcgcgatatattgtcggcgatatatcgtgaataaaataaatcgatatcgcccaagcttagtctatgtacatgtatgcatgcatCGTGGAGGAGCATGTGCAGACACTTCAAGTCATTGTCTCAAGTCGTGTGTtgctggttcgcgtaattttaccaacagagggcgtttaatctcacgctatggCATTGTTCCGAACTGCCctctagcattcaatgtttcttgtatttttttgtcgcacgcaaagaacaaaaCTAGCGAGCTTGAACCTGGATATcgttaaatataattttttttcgggaggaagggcacggcggcaatgatgagaaaagggcactgcaatcattgccgtgacaaattgggtttttgaagggcattgcggcaattgTTAGGGGCAATGACGCCAATTGCCATCGTTGctgtcgtgaagtatcaggaccAAATTAAATAAGGAAACGTATTCAATGTAACATTTACCTGCGAGAAAATGAAAACGTAAAAATCGGGTTTACAAAATAAagatacttttaaaatatttataaacaatatTGCATTATTGGTAGAAGATGTTGCCCTTGGCGGACAttaaattattacaaataataacatttcaaattaaaaaggacatttatttatataattaaacaaaatgacaatttaTTAAGTATATATTTTGCATCTCAACAAGCATTAACTTAATAAGGAAATACACATTACTGAAGGTACGCAGCCGATGGTAACTAGGCACCCGGCCGTCCACAGTGACAATTGTGGTTACGTACCCAGCCCACAGAGACAAATTTGGttacggtacgaagtgtcccgaaggtacgaagtgtcctggacctgggtacgaagtgtccaTTCAGAGTCAGACAATGTTGGCAAACACTAGTTTATAATTGCTCCATGCAAACACAAACGACGGGAGAGTAAAAATAATAAGGCAAAAACTCAAAAGAACAAAGCAAAGCAAAGGGGTAGAAATAGAGTTGAATTGGGATCGAGATGACTTGGACTTGGTTGGGATTGAGATGACTTGAGACTGAGAGACTTGGGACCGAGATGACTCGACCTGTGCCGAGTTGACCGGGCTGCCGGGCGAGTCGGTCACCAcggaaaatcagaaaaaaacttTCATCGGCGTTTAATTCGGCTAAAATCGATGTAATTACCTCTTATTTACAACACTATTGTTAACGATTATAGCACTACTTACTCTTCCTATCATCTTCGTCTGTCCCAggcatttttatttgattagttcttttgtttataaatgaaataaaagtattttttagGCAGCTTCCATTACATTCGGACTGCACAATCCGTCGCACGCTAGATCCACACTGGTAGTCGGCAGTTGTGTACCTCTTCTGCACTTACTTTCAAATGAATTCAAAGAGGCTGCTGATTACCAGGGaagctttacaaaaaaataataaacaaaagagggcgctagttAGATTCTGCACCACACACCGCCCGCTCACACCAAACTCTAGCCTGCGTGCTAAATTATTTTTCGAAATCTCCCATCCTCTTGAAAACCAATCAAATTTACTAAGGTTTAGATTTCTAAGGCttagaaaaatacactgtaaAAGACAGTGGCCAACAACCCCAAGTCCcccaacaaattaataattatttgaagcaCAGAACCCCAAGATTGTGGAAATTTCTCATACAGAATTTATTGCATTACCCCAAAAggtcattatttaaaagaatttGAGTTTATATACAAACCTTAATCTGCGAGTTTGTATCAGCTTCCGGGCGCTTGATGGtgttttgtttgcctttttacTTTTTAGTAGAAACAAGCAACTTTTTGTTAGCATCAATTTCTCACCCGATATCTGTGATTGACTTGTGCTAAGGCTGACTATTTtgacattcaaaataaaaaaaatgtgaatttaAGTTTTCGATTGCGTGCTTTCTAGAATAAAACTTTGAACTACAAACAGGACAAACTGAACTCTTCCTTGTATCCggcaattatttttgtgttgGGTCAAGAACTAATTATATctttacaaatttgatttggggttgaagaGAGAATAATGACTAGAACGGGATGTGAaccacctccagattaacgaGTCTGCTGGCGCTCTATCATTTATAAACGCGCTATGTCCATTTGTTTGCGGTCTCCCTGATAAAAATTAGACcactttgctcagcaaaaagtTTTTATGCAGATGTTTGCAGATTTTTGCAGATTTTTGCTGAGCATGGTGGTACAACATCGGCATGTTTCTCCTTCATCCTACGGGCATAAAAAGTGAATCTCGTGTGTTAGACCCTACATTTTGTACCAAAACtctctctaaagaacaaactctggcAGGTAGATACACATAAGGTGATACCACGTAAAAATTATAGCATGCATAGTTTGCCTGTCAAAATTAGTGTCTCTGGATGTTTGCCCAGTATTGGCAGCGACACGTGTATTCGGCATTGAACAAACTTCCTACGTTTAAAATTTTATGCACAGCGCCCTCAAAGTACCAATTTATTTAGTCGATTAGTTTCTAATCGCTGGTTTTCTTCTAAGTTATGTCACTAGAATAGCGGGGGCCACTGAAAATCTAAATAATTGATTTCTACAGATATATAACAGTCTAGTCTGGCACCCAGGAACCGCTGTTTCCGGGTACGAAAGATTGGGCGACGTGGCGGTGCTGCGGCAACGATTCTTTCCGGGAAGATAGCAGCTGCAATCGTCATGCTCCGCCCCGCCGTGTCCCGGTCATAAATTTccaagttttgttttatctttagaAATCACCGCGCTGGTGTTCGACCCTTGAACCGTGAAGAAATTTCAGGTCATTAATTTGGCTTGAAAGTTGCAGGTAGCCATCATATTTACATACGAGACCGAAAAAGAACTCACCCGAGGAGAGAACATGTCAAACGTTGGCTGGATCGTGAAGTCGACAGACACTGCTCGATCCCCTTCCTCCAATCTTTTGACGTCTGTTTCATCGAGGGGGAACCGGACCAGCTCACCCTGGCCGTGTGTCGGTGTACTGCGGGGCAAACCAAAGGTCGTCATAGGTGTAGTAATGTTTTTGATACTAGTTCTTGTATTTCTACTCCTCCCAAGTTCTAAACATGGTCGTGCTAGTGGACTGCTTATTACAGAGGACGTAGACGGAATATTCGCCATGTCAAGTGCTGCGTACAATAGAACTTACCCAATCACCAATCCTGAGAGAACATTAGACGGTAAGCGTTTTCGCATCGGACTAATTTCAGATTTGGATCAGAGTTCAAAATCGACGACGAAAGATAATACATGGATTGGTTATTTCTTGAAAGGATATCTCACCATAAACAATTACTACGATCATGTTAGTATAACGCTCGACAGCGAACCTGCGGTGTTGAAGTCGCAACTATCGCAGGGAGGTAGGGGGATGGAGTTGTCCGAGTTGGTGACGTTCAACGGGAAGCTGTATTCAGTGGATGATCGTACGGGTGTCGTCTACGAAGTAATTGGTGATACCGTGGTGCCATGGTTAATTCTCTCTGATGGAAATGGAAAAATTACAAAGGGTGAGGACTCAGGAgggctagttgcgataacggtagttgcaataacgtaaccctcctcccgacggccgccagtacgttatcgcaactacgaTAACGGAACCCTCCGCCCAACGGCCGCAAGGAGGgctacgttattgcaactacaGGAGGGCCAACAAAAGGGATATTTTGGGGAAGAATGCTGAATCTGACCACGATCTAACTATCTGAGTCTGACCGCCACTTTGTACTCCTAtttcctagaactatgaggtttgttcggCTATCAAAGACAATAGCCAAACAAACCTTGTAGTTCTAGGAGGAGCCAGTTTGTTTTCATAATGATTGACCAAAACCAAGatcttttttattaataatgcCCTGGAAGGTATCTGTTTCGTTTTGGTCACAACAACTAAAAATCCCTGGTGCATACTTCACGTTCCTGCGAATGCTGTTTTCAAAGCCAATGTTTCGCAGGAGGAGTTGAGCACTAAATGCAAGTGTGAGAGAAAACTTAAGTTTATTAAATGTtactttattattaataaataataataaattatgatttattattactgttatgtTCTGTTGTACATGATTGCagataaacaattttgtttgcaccaaaacacacaaaaaatcccCTAAAGTACCCTGCAAATGTACCAGGGCACAATTCTTATaattatagagctgcttttattTATAAGCAGACGGTGATGTTTAACATCATTccaaagcaaaaatgagcaggatgtgaacctcattctggtaaggaatcatggttttgttttgcttggctTTTTTATGCTtcggcagctctatgaaatagggcccaagAATCATCATTTTTTCTAAAAtttcaaattaatatttgatcATTGAACAATCTTAACTCACCGATCATTTTGGACTGTTGAAGCACATTGCTTTTTGCTAAATCAATAGCTTAAAGTAGCTGATATTAAAGATTCAATGGAAAATTTCCACCGCTtgtcttttaaattttttgacAGGGTTTAAAGGTGAATGGATGGCCGTGAAGGACCAGAAATTGTTTGTAGGCGGACTTGGTAAGGAATGGACGACGACAGATGGGGAGCTTGTCAACCTGAACCCCCAATGGGTGAAATTGATCAGCTTCCAGGGTGGTGTCGCCCACTTAAGCTGGGTCAAGAAGTACAACGCCATGAGAGATGCTGCAGGTGTACCATGGCCAGGTGAGAGAATGGGATTGTTTGAGAACAAATAATActgaagcccagttcatacttcatgcgaatgcgaagcgcatttgatgtgaattttacgtcacaaccctcctttcgcagcgatatttgcAGGTGAGTAgtgcagagttgaactgctgcgaattattcgttgcgaatttgtggcgtcaacattcgcttcgcattcgcattcgcaggaagtatgaaccgggcttaggTAGCATGTACTAAAAACCTTAAGTATGATAAAAAAAGCATCTTGATTACTTGAAGGCTGGTGACGGGTGATACATAAGCCATAGGCTCTGGTCAGTGTTCTGTTGGCTGTCCTATGTAGGCGAAACATGTGCACTAAGCACCAGTGTTCTGTAGGCTCTGGTTTAGTGTTCATTAGGtcctaggcaccagtgttcaGTTGATAGGCTACCCTATGCACTGTGCTCTGTAGCCCAACATGGGCACTAGGTTCCAGTGTCCTGTAGGCTCTGGGCACTAGTGTTCTGTTGGCCCCCAGGCACCAGTGTTCTCTTGGCCCCAGGCACCAGTGTTCTGTTGGTCCCCAGGCACCAGTGTTCTGTTGGCCCCCAGGCACCAGTGTTCTGTTGGCCCCCAGGCACCAGTGTTCAGTAGGCCCCCATGCACCAGTGTTCTATTGGTCCCCAGTGTTCGGTAGGCCCCAGACACCAGTGTTCCATAAGCTCTAGGCACCAGTTTTCCATTGACTCTGAGTACCAGTGTGCAGTAGGCCCTAGGCACCTGTGTTCTATAGGTCCTACTGTGTTTGGTTGGTTGGCTGCCCTATGCTTTGTAGGCCCAACATAGGCACTAGGTACCATTGTTCCATAGGCTCCGGGCAGCAGTGTTCATTAGTCTCAAGTGTTCTGTAGGTCCTACCGTGTTACACAGGCCTTGGGCACCTTTGTATTTTGTGTCATGCACTTAACAAGACAAAAATAGAACACAAGACCTTCACTTGTGCAAGTCTAATTGCTTTCTCCTGCACTCCTTTTACAAGGAGGGCGAAAATAGCGCTCCTTAAAATTGGAAgtggattttatttaaaaaaaaaaaaaaaaaaaattggtagtTTGATTTGTACTGTTAAGCCTAAATGAAGTGTAGTTttattgccctttcaaaaacaggtTATAGGCCTGCATTATTATTGTGGATTGACATATACCAGCATAACATGCGGAAGTGGAAAATGCTCTAACTAATATAGGTACCAGTACAATTCTGAGACTATTTATTGAATCTCTTCCTTACTTCCTGTCCTTCTTGTATTGATACTTTCAGGCTACATGATCCACGAATCTGGGGTGTGGAGTGACATCCACAAGCGTTGGTTTTTTCTCCCCCGTCGAGCGAGTAAAGAGCGTTACACGGAGGCGGACGACGAACACAGAGCCACTAACCTCCTGATAACCTGCGACGACAACTTCAAGGAGGTCCACGTCAATAAAATCGGTGTCTTGAATAATATTCGCGGCTATTCATCCTTTAAGTTCATCCCGGGTACTAAAGATACGGTTATAGTGGCGCTTAAAACTGAGGAGGACCGTGGAAATATAGCAACGTATATTACTGCTTTTGATATTTATGGAAAGATTCTTGTCGCGGATACAAAATTTGCTG from Asterias rubens chromosome 7, eAstRub1.3, whole genome shotgun sequence includes:
- the LOC117293052 gene encoding soluble calcium-activated nucleotidase 1-like, which encodes MSNVGWIVKSTDTARSPSSNLLTSVSSRGNRTSSPWPCVGVLRGKPKVVIGVVMFLILVLVFLLLPSSKHGRASGLLITEDVDGIFAMSSAAYNRTYPITNPERTLDGKRFRIGLISDLDQSSKSTTKDNTWIGYFLKGYLTINNYYDHVSITLDSEPAVLKSQLSQGGRGMELSELVTFNGKLYSVDDRTGVVYEVIGDTVVPWLILSDGNGKITKGFKGEWMAVKDQKLFVGGLGKEWTTTDGELVNLNPQWVKLISFQGGVAHLSWVKKYNAMRDAAGVPWPGYMIHESGVWSDIHKRWFFLPRRASKERYTEADDEHRATNLLITCDDNFKEVHVNKIGVLNNIRGYSSFKFIPGTKDTVIVALKTEEDRGNIATYITAFDIYGKILVADTKFADLKYEGIEFI